A region from the Brevibacterium paucivorans genome encodes:
- the pgm gene encoding phosphoglucomutase (alpha-D-glucose-1,6-bisphosphate-dependent), translated as MTNRAGQPAQETDLVDITKLLDAYHDTVPTPSEPTQRVAFGTSGHRGSSLTGSFNEAHIVAITKAIIEYRAGQNYTGPIYLGRDTHALSEPALLTVLEVLAGAGVPVMIDDRDGYTPTPVLSHAIITHNKRVGTAQGLADGIIITPSHNPPSDGGIKYNPPHGGPAGADITAWIENRANELLEGAWRDIPRTPFQRAFHLENTTNFNYVENYIGDLGAVIDMEAIAQSGLRLAADPLGGASVDFWSSISEIHDLNLDVVNSQVDPAWSFMTLDWDEKIRMDCSSPYAMASLIESAGDYDLCFGNDPDADRHGIVTPDGGLMNPNHYMAVAIDYLFQNRPGWGSEVAIGKTLVSSSLIDRVATRLGRKLVEVPVGFKWFVDGLADGSLGFGGEESAGASFLRMDGSAWSTDKDGILLCLLAAEITAKTGETPSQRHAKLVAELGASSYARVDAPATPEQKAVLKKLSASDVTATTLAGDPITGTFTEAPGNGAAIGGLKVTTDNAWFAARPSGTEDVYKIYAESFKGDEHLAQVQEQAREVVGAVLK; from the coding sequence ATGACCAACCGAGCAGGACAGCCAGCCCAGGAAACAGACCTCGTCGACATTACTAAACTGCTCGATGCGTACCACGACACCGTACCCACGCCCAGCGAGCCAACCCAGCGGGTGGCGTTTGGCACCTCGGGACACAGGGGCAGCAGCCTCACTGGTTCGTTCAACGAAGCTCACATCGTAGCGATCACCAAGGCCATCATCGAATACCGGGCGGGCCAAAACTACACCGGACCCATCTACCTGGGGCGCGACACCCACGCATTGTCAGAACCGGCTCTGCTCACAGTGCTCGAGGTGCTCGCGGGGGCGGGCGTGCCCGTCATGATCGACGACCGTGACGGTTACACCCCAACACCGGTGCTCAGCCACGCGATCATCACCCACAACAAGCGGGTGGGCACCGCGCAGGGACTGGCCGACGGCATCATCATCACCCCGTCCCACAACCCGCCCAGCGACGGTGGGATCAAGTACAACCCACCCCACGGTGGCCCAGCTGGAGCCGACATCACCGCGTGGATCGAAAACCGGGCCAACGAACTGCTGGAAGGCGCGTGGCGGGACATCCCACGCACCCCATTCCAGCGGGCCTTCCACCTGGAGAACACCACAAACTTCAACTACGTCGAAAACTACATTGGCGACCTCGGCGCGGTCATTGACATGGAGGCAATCGCCCAGTCCGGCCTGCGTCTGGCAGCCGACCCACTGGGTGGCGCCAGCGTCGACTTCTGGTCCTCGATTAGCGAAATCCACGACCTCAACCTGGACGTGGTGAACTCGCAGGTGGACCCGGCGTGGAGCTTCATGACCCTGGACTGGGACGAAAAGATCCGCATGGACTGCTCGTCGCCGTACGCCATGGCATCGCTGATTGAGTCAGCGGGTGACTACGACTTGTGCTTTGGGAACGACCCGGATGCCGACCGGCACGGGATCGTCACCCCTGATGGCGGGCTCATGAACCCCAACCACTACATGGCGGTAGCCATTGACTACCTGTTCCAGAACCGTCCCGGTTGGGGCTCCGAGGTGGCAATCGGGAAGACGCTGGTGTCCTCCAGTCTCATTGACCGGGTGGCGACACGCCTGGGTCGGAAGCTGGTCGAGGTGCCCGTTGGGTTCAAGTGGTTCGTAGATGGGCTGGCTGACGGTTCTTTGGGATTCGGCGGGGAAGAGTCCGCGGGTGCGTCGTTCTTGCGGATGGACGGCTCTGCATGGTCCACGGATAAAGACGGAATTCTGCTGTGCCTGCTGGCTGCCGAGATCACGGCCAAGACTGGCGAAACTCCGTCGCAGCGTCACGCCAAGCTGGTCGCAGAACTAGGCGCGAGTTCCTACGCCCGCGTCGACGCGCCGGCTACGCCTGAACAGAAGGCTGTTCTGAAGAAGCTCAGTGCGTCAGATGTCACCGCCACCACGTTGGCAGGCGACCCCATCACGGGCACGTTCACGGAGGCGCCCGGAAACGGTGCCGCGATTGGTGGTTTGAAAGTGACCACGGATAACGCGTGGTTCGCGGCACGGCCGTCCGGGACGGAAGACGTGTACAAGATCTACGCTGAATCGTTCAAGGGTGACGAGCACCTGGCGCAGGTTCAGGAGCAGGCGCGCGAGGTCGTGGGGGCTGTTCTTAAGTAG
- a CDS encoding cation-translocating P-type ATPase yields MSSSPLTDTLAIPNPHAQQPGEVVNALDTSADRGLTDAEVAARLKTYGHNELAQAETVPLWKRVLLLLNEPLTYLLFVAIIVSVVAWVAEGRQGAPIDAIVIAAVIVLNTLIGLIQELKAADAVASLKEMTSLSATVTRDGNTHVINATDLVPGDIVQLDEGDAVPADARLLSCNGLMVAESALTGESVPVHKTVDAVAADTPLADRLPMVYSGTAITQGSARAVVTGTGATSEIGRIAGMISTAETTETPLQKEMAAVGKTLTIVVTAVALAVMATVYLVTADHSVASLVSILLLGVSLAVAAVPEGLTAIVSAILAMGVRQMADHQAIVKKLDAVESLGSAGVVCTDKTGTLTLNQMTIDRVITADGRHHSTDAHATETLALGAIASNARLTDEGPIGDPTEVAFLTACSEAGHTVPRVHRLDELPFSSERKRMSVLIAQGSGDPDVMQLVMKGAPDVVLARCAHVRTAHGDMEVTPEVRARLDEEVTSLAGEAYRTLAVAVRKVPATSGGEENPEQSLDEEMEQGLTLVGLVAMIDPPRPEAKVAIAQAQQAGIRIIMITGDHPLTAKRIATDLGINNPKILTGAQLNELDDEQFAEAVETTAVFARVDPSHKLRIVTSLQAHGHVVSMTGDGVNDAPALKRADIGVAMGITGTQVSHDAATMILADDNFSSIISAVKLGRGIYSNLKKVLRYLLSSNMGEVLTVFGGVVLAGMLGLIEADGSVILPLLATQILWVNLVTDSSPALALGVDPVDDHVMTRPPRRPDQRALDGPEWARILSTGFVMAVLSLLALDACLLGGLIAGDDDVATGRTVAFTVLVILQLVNALSVRHAHRSMFIGVLSNRWLWLALAIGLLLQVLVVYVPILNAAFSTVPLDGEHWLLVIGCAVVFMVLEELRRAVVTMAQRG; encoded by the coding sequence ATGAGCTCTTCGCCGCTTACCGATACGCTCGCAATCCCCAACCCGCACGCACAACAGCCCGGTGAAGTCGTTAACGCGCTCGACACCTCGGCGGACCGTGGGCTCACCGACGCCGAGGTTGCCGCCCGGCTGAAAACATACGGCCATAACGAACTCGCTCAAGCAGAAACCGTTCCGCTCTGGAAGCGGGTGCTGCTGTTACTGAACGAACCACTGACGTACCTGCTGTTCGTCGCGATCATCGTCTCGGTCGTCGCGTGGGTTGCCGAAGGCCGGCAGGGCGCTCCGATCGACGCGATCGTCATCGCTGCAGTTATCGTCCTGAACACGCTTATTGGGCTGATCCAAGAGCTGAAAGCCGCTGATGCGGTCGCCTCGCTCAAAGAAATGACAAGTCTGAGCGCAACCGTCACCCGTGACGGCAACACCCACGTCATCAACGCCACCGACCTCGTTCCCGGCGATATCGTGCAACTCGACGAAGGCGATGCAGTACCGGCCGACGCTCGGCTACTTTCCTGCAATGGCCTCATGGTCGCCGAAAGCGCTCTGACCGGCGAATCCGTGCCCGTCCACAAGACCGTCGACGCGGTCGCTGCTGACACGCCGTTGGCTGACAGGTTGCCAATGGTCTACTCAGGCACGGCTATCACTCAGGGCAGCGCCCGTGCTGTTGTCACCGGCACCGGGGCCACCAGCGAAATTGGTCGGATCGCGGGCATGATTTCGACGGCCGAAACAACCGAAACACCCCTGCAAAAGGAAATGGCGGCAGTGGGTAAAACGCTCACCATCGTCGTCACTGCGGTCGCCCTGGCCGTCATGGCCACGGTTTACCTCGTCACTGCAGATCACTCGGTGGCTTCACTGGTGAGCATCCTCCTGTTGGGTGTCTCCTTAGCTGTCGCCGCAGTGCCGGAGGGTCTCACGGCGATCGTCTCGGCGATCCTCGCAATGGGTGTGCGCCAGATGGCTGATCACCAGGCGATCGTTAAGAAGCTCGATGCGGTGGAATCGCTTGGCTCCGCCGGGGTGGTGTGCACTGACAAGACCGGAACACTCACCCTGAACCAGATGACTATCGACCGCGTTATTACCGCGGACGGCCGCCACCACAGCACTGATGCCCATGCCACTGAGACTCTCGCCCTGGGCGCTATCGCGTCGAACGCCCGCCTCACGGACGAAGGCCCAATAGGCGACCCGACCGAAGTCGCGTTCCTCACCGCGTGCTCCGAAGCCGGACACACTGTGCCCCGTGTACACCGCCTTGACGAATTGCCGTTTTCCTCCGAGCGCAAACGTATGTCCGTCCTCATAGCACAAGGCAGTGGCGACCCAGACGTTATGCAACTCGTCATGAAAGGCGCCCCCGATGTGGTGCTCGCCCGTTGCGCCCACGTGCGCACCGCACACGGGGACATGGAGGTAACTCCCGAGGTGCGTGCCCGGCTCGACGAAGAGGTCACCTCGCTGGCCGGGGAGGCTTACCGGACACTGGCAGTGGCCGTGCGGAAGGTGCCTGCCACCTCGGGCGGGGAAGAAAACCCCGAACAGAGCCTGGACGAGGAGATGGAACAGGGGCTGACCTTAGTGGGTCTTGTGGCGATGATCGACCCTCCCAGGCCAGAAGCCAAGGTCGCGATTGCCCAAGCTCAGCAGGCCGGGATCCGCATCATCATGATCACCGGCGACCACCCGCTCACGGCCAAACGGATCGCCACAGACCTGGGCATCAACAATCCGAAGATCCTCACCGGTGCCCAGCTGAACGAACTCGATGACGAGCAGTTCGCCGAGGCCGTCGAGACTACCGCTGTCTTTGCGCGCGTCGACCCCAGCCACAAGTTACGGATTGTCACAAGCTTGCAGGCCCACGGTCACGTCGTGTCAATGACCGGTGATGGCGTTAACGACGCGCCAGCGCTCAAACGTGCAGACATCGGTGTGGCCATGGGAATCACTGGCACACAGGTTTCGCACGATGCAGCGACGATGATTCTTGCCGATGACAACTTCTCCTCGATCATCAGCGCAGTCAAGTTGGGGCGTGGCATCTACTCCAACCTCAAGAAAGTGTTGCGCTATCTGCTGTCATCGAACATGGGTGAGGTTCTCACTGTGTTCGGTGGGGTTGTGCTCGCGGGCATGCTGGGTCTCATTGAAGCCGACGGTTCGGTGATCCTTCCGCTGCTTGCCACCCAGATTCTGTGGGTGAACCTTGTCACCGACTCATCCCCGGCGCTCGCCCTGGGGGTGGACCCCGTTGATGACCACGTGATGACCAGGCCCCCGCGGAGACCCGACCAACGCGCGCTCGACGGTCCCGAATGGGCGCGGATCCTCAGCACCGGGTTCGTCATGGCGGTGCTGTCGCTGCTCGCTCTGGATGCCTGCCTACTCGGCGGGCTCATCGCTGGTGACGACGACGTAGCCACGGGCCGGACGGTCGCTTTCACGGTGCTCGTCATCCTGCAATTGGTCAACGCACTGTCGGTTCGGCACGCGCACAGGTCAATGTTTATCGGTGTGCTGAGTAACCGTTGGTTGTGGCTCGCGTTGGCAATCGGGTTGCTACTGCAAGTCCTTGTCGTCTACGTGCCTATTCTGAACGCCGCGTTTTCGACCGTGCCCCTGGACGGGGAACACTGGTTGCTGGTCATCGGCTGTGCGGTTGTCTTCATGGTCCTCGAAGAACTCCGACGGGCAGTCGTGACGATGGCCCAGCGGGGTTAA
- a CDS encoding MFS transporter: MLSTYRDILSLPGAWRFSFAGLIARFPMAILGLGIVLFVQGVTGSYALAGVLSAVYMVAVAIATPFLAKLVDKHGQSRVMVPVTYVHLVATVALIVTVYADLWWLVYPVTVVTGATVGSVGSLVRARWSHVAPTPRQFSTALSWESVADEFLFIVGPVLVTVLATAVQPALGIIGSSVALAVGAALYYSQKATEPPIIERDPTAPKGKVMSNPAIFVVVMSQLFVGINFGALDVGAVAFAEEQGLKSFAGVALGVHAIGSLSAGVVYGAITWKSKARIRFAIALSALALGGWALQLATSQLLLCIIIFFVGLTVAPSIIAASTIIEQFAPLSRLTEAFAWIGTLMSVGVAAGSVLAGIAADSYGAKTALLIPALGSSVASLVVIVCNRMLDPGYRRHQREVVETGE; this comes from the coding sequence GTGCTATCGACTTACCGTGACATTCTGAGCCTGCCTGGGGCCTGGCGTTTTTCGTTCGCCGGGCTCATTGCGCGGTTCCCTATGGCCATTTTGGGCTTGGGAATCGTGCTTTTTGTGCAGGGTGTCACGGGGTCGTACGCGCTGGCTGGAGTCTTATCCGCCGTGTACATGGTGGCGGTCGCGATCGCGACCCCATTCCTGGCCAAACTTGTCGACAAACACGGACAGTCAAGAGTCATGGTGCCAGTGACCTACGTTCACCTTGTGGCCACGGTCGCTCTGATCGTTACTGTGTACGCGGACCTGTGGTGGCTTGTCTACCCGGTCACGGTGGTGACCGGGGCCACTGTGGGTAGCGTGGGGTCGCTGGTACGTGCCAGGTGGTCGCACGTCGCTCCCACACCTCGGCAGTTTTCAACGGCACTGTCATGGGAGTCTGTCGCTGACGAGTTCCTGTTCATTGTGGGCCCGGTATTGGTGACCGTGTTGGCCACTGCGGTGCAGCCGGCGTTGGGGATTATTGGGTCGTCGGTGGCGTTGGCCGTTGGCGCGGCGTTGTACTACAGCCAAAAGGCCACAGAGCCACCAATCATTGAGCGCGATCCCACAGCGCCTAAAGGCAAAGTCATGTCAAACCCCGCGATTTTTGTGGTGGTGATGTCGCAACTGTTCGTGGGGATCAACTTTGGTGCGCTGGACGTTGGAGCGGTCGCGTTTGCTGAAGAGCAGGGCTTGAAATCCTTTGCCGGTGTTGCGCTTGGCGTGCATGCGATTGGTTCGTTGTCGGCTGGGGTCGTGTACGGGGCGATCACGTGGAAGAGCAAGGCGCGGATTCGGTTTGCGATTGCACTGAGCGCGTTGGCGCTAGGCGGTTGGGCGCTCCAGCTTGCGACTTCGCAGTTGCTCTTGTGCATCATCATTTTCTTTGTAGGGCTGACCGTTGCGCCGTCGATCATTGCGGCGTCGACCATCATTGAGCAGTTCGCTCCCCTGTCCCGGCTCACTGAAGCGTTCGCGTGGATCGGGACACTCATGAGCGTGGGGGTCGCAGCCGGGTCAGTGCTAGCTGGAATTGCTGCTGATTCTTACGGCGCAAAGACTGCGCTACTGATCCCAGCGTTGGGCTCATCGGTGGCTTCGCTGGTCGTGATCGTGTGTAACCGGATGCTTGATCCGGGGTATAGGCGTCACCAGCGAGAAGTAGTTGAAACTGGTGAGTAA
- a CDS encoding copper resistance CopC family protein — translation MTHRSALSLLLSAVLTLVIGSFGLMSASPALAHDQLIGSNPKNGAQLDKQPEWLELEFSGNIQEVGTEIQVNHNGKDVSAGEIAVEGRKVTSALPDDLEPGDYEVVWRVVSEDGHPVSGTVKFTIKDSNAAGGTTSENEGDNTATEAPAQGTGDNNANDENKDNASEANADSNDASATAGENSNGMSPIAYVVIALGAIAVVALVIVMFRRKSRGLEQ, via the coding sequence ATGACTCACAGGTCAGCACTTTCCCTACTGCTCAGTGCAGTTCTGACCTTGGTGATCGGTTCGTTCGGTCTGATGTCCGCATCGCCTGCTCTTGCTCACGACCAGCTGATCGGGTCCAACCCTAAGAACGGAGCCCAGCTGGACAAGCAACCCGAATGGCTCGAACTGGAGTTTTCCGGCAACATTCAAGAAGTCGGCACCGAGATCCAGGTCAATCACAACGGCAAAGACGTATCCGCCGGTGAAATCGCGGTTGAAGGTCGCAAGGTAACCTCAGCACTTCCCGACGACCTCGAACCTGGCGACTACGAAGTCGTATGGCGCGTGGTCAGCGAGGACGGCCACCCCGTCAGCGGAACCGTCAAATTCACTATTAAGGACAGCAACGCGGCCGGTGGAACCACCTCGGAAAACGAGGGCGACAACACCGCAACTGAAGCCCCAGCCCAAGGCACTGGCGACAACAACGCAAACGACGAAAACAAAGACAACGCAAGCGAAGCGAACGCAGACAGCAACGACGCCTCCGCTACTGCTGGCGAAAACAGCAACGGCATGTCACCGATTGCCTACGTGGTAATCGCCCTGGGTGCGATCGCCGTTGTCGCACTGGTCATTGTGATGTTCCGTCGCAAAAGCCGCGGTCTCGAACAGTAG
- a CDS encoding glycerate kinase: protein MILIASDAFKGTIGSLEVAQSLRGPCEDAGFPVTVLPLADGGEGTVDALVTCGYEAHQVEVTGPLGQPVTARWASLNETAVIEMAQASGLHLVDPSPQTAWDAHTYGTGELIAHAIENGCSRIVVGVGGSATSDGGRGALRAVKESGVDTSGVAFTVACDVDNPLTGPRGAAEVFGPQKGADPATVAKLEERLARWADQLDPTGRVRDVPGAGAAGGLGFALMAGLGADRVSGAEFVLSAVGFDEQVARASVVVTGEGQFDEQTLGGKGPGTVIARAGSASVPVIVVCGQAKLRAGDVGAVAGFAGAEVAEVFALTDFAPVQQCIAEPGRVLKEVGYALATTVRDRGFCDGTSQ, encoded by the coding sequence ATGATCCTCATTGCTAGTGATGCGTTTAAGGGGACGATCGGCTCGCTCGAGGTGGCGCAGAGCCTGCGTGGACCGTGCGAAGATGCCGGTTTCCCAGTGACGGTACTGCCTCTTGCCGACGGTGGTGAGGGCACCGTGGATGCGTTGGTGACCTGCGGATATGAGGCGCACCAGGTGGAAGTGACTGGGCCGTTGGGGCAGCCAGTGACCGCGCGGTGGGCGTCGCTGAATGAAACAGCCGTCATTGAAATGGCCCAGGCGTCCGGCCTGCACCTGGTGGACCCGTCGCCACAAACTGCGTGGGACGCGCACACGTACGGCACCGGTGAGTTGATCGCGCACGCGATTGAAAATGGGTGTTCGCGGATCGTGGTTGGCGTGGGTGGGTCGGCCACAAGTGATGGCGGCCGGGGCGCGCTCAGGGCGGTGAAAGAGTCAGGGGTGGACACCTCGGGCGTGGCCTTCACCGTAGCGTGCGACGTGGACAACCCTTTGACTGGGCCCCGCGGGGCCGCCGAGGTGTTTGGGCCTCAGAAGGGCGCCGACCCCGCAACCGTGGCCAAGTTGGAGGAACGGTTGGCGCGGTGGGCAGACCAGCTGGACCCGACCGGGCGCGTGCGGGATGTGCCGGGCGCGGGAGCCGCGGGTGGGCTGGGGTTCGCGCTCATGGCGGGCCTGGGGGCTGACCGAGTGTCCGGGGCCGAGTTTGTACTCTCGGCGGTGGGGTTTGACGAGCAGGTGGCGCGCGCCAGCGTTGTGGTCACCGGCGAGGGTCAATTCGATGAGCAGACGCTGGGCGGCAAGGGGCCGGGCACGGTGATTGCGCGCGCTGGGTCTGCTAGCGTGCCGGTGATTGTGGTGTGCGGACAAGCGAAGTTGCGTGCCGGGGACGTGGGTGCTGTGGCCGGGTTTGCCGGCGCCGAGGTGGCCGAAGTTTTCGCACTGACAGACTTCGCCCCGGTCCAGCAGTGTATTGCCGAACCGGGGCGAGTGCTCAAAGAAGTGGGTTACGCGTTAGCGACTACTGTTCGAGACCGCGGCTTTTGCGACGGAACATCACAATGA
- a CDS encoding M13 family metallopeptidase, producing MTVLPTDDFFRHVNGQWLDTYEIPQDRAGDGQMRQLHDAAEVAVRDIITGLGSSAGDGADAQAGSAEPAGSAAQMVSDLYTSFMDTQTIEDRGLEPLQPLFDLVKGAKNHQELAHVAGELYLHGVSGVIAAYVSPDAMKSDTYAMYMMQAGITLPDESYYSDEQYSEIRTKFVEHIDRLAQLTDLEKHTGFSSSDLATHVLALETDMASHHWDRVAVRDAQKTYNPVTRAELIELTEGFDINAWLDALGVDDSVDHFIVSQPSAITGDTDVWAQSDLEGLKAWTIYQILNSRTAALPEAVVDENFDFFSRTLSGTPQIRERWKRGVSLVEGYLGEVVGKLYVEKYFPPESKDAIRELVDALIEAYRQSITNLDWMGEETKQKALTKLSQFTPKVGYPDVWREYNFEVKADDLAANVDRATVAETKRHIDRINQPIDPHEWLMNPQTVNAYYHPVLNEIVFPAAILQPPFFDADGLPASNFGAIGAVIGHEIGHGFDDQGSRYDGTGNLVNWWTDEDRERFTERVQGLIDQYDVLVPEGLEPSDTVNGSLTVGENIGDLGGLGIAWKALNIASDGNVSQDDARAFFTAWAVAWKSKFRAEERRRRLAVDPHSPEEFRCNQVLKNMDAFHETFGTKPGDGMWLDPAERVSIW from the coding sequence ATGACTGTTCTTCCAACTGATGATTTCTTCCGTCACGTCAACGGCCAGTGGCTCGACACATATGAAATTCCGCAGGATCGGGCCGGGGACGGTCAGATGCGTCAGTTGCACGACGCCGCCGAGGTCGCAGTCCGTGACATTATTACCGGGCTTGGCAGCTCGGCCGGGGACGGGGCTGACGCACAGGCCGGTTCGGCTGAACCAGCGGGTTCGGCGGCACAGATGGTGTCCGACCTCTACACCAGCTTCATGGACACCCAGACCATTGAAGATCGTGGCCTAGAACCACTCCAGCCATTGTTTGACCTGGTGAAAGGCGCTAAGAACCACCAGGAACTCGCTCACGTTGCCGGTGAACTGTACCTCCACGGGGTCAGCGGTGTGATCGCTGCATACGTGTCCCCAGACGCCATGAAGTCTGACACGTACGCCATGTACATGATGCAAGCCGGCATCACGTTGCCCGACGAGTCGTACTACTCAGACGAACAGTACAGCGAGATCCGCACCAAGTTTGTGGAACACATCGACCGCCTGGCGCAGCTCACCGACTTGGAAAAACACACCGGGTTCAGCAGTTCTGACCTGGCCACTCACGTGTTGGCACTCGAAACCGACATGGCCTCCCACCACTGGGACCGGGTGGCTGTCCGTGACGCCCAAAAAACCTACAACCCGGTCACGCGTGCTGAACTCATTGAGCTCACGGAAGGCTTCGACATCAACGCCTGGCTCGACGCCTTGGGAGTAGACGACAGCGTAGACCACTTCATTGTGAGCCAGCCTTCAGCAATCACCGGCGACACTGACGTGTGGGCACAATCCGACCTTGAAGGGCTCAAGGCCTGGACGATCTACCAGATCCTCAACAGCCGAACAGCGGCGTTGCCCGAAGCCGTTGTGGATGAGAACTTTGACTTCTTCTCCCGCACCCTGTCTGGAACTCCGCAGATCCGGGAACGCTGGAAACGTGGAGTCAGCCTAGTCGAAGGGTACCTGGGTGAGGTCGTAGGCAAGCTCTACGTTGAAAAATACTTCCCGCCAGAATCCAAAGACGCGATTCGTGAACTCGTCGACGCTCTCATCGAGGCATACCGCCAGTCGATCACCAACCTCGACTGGATGGGTGAAGAAACCAAGCAAAAAGCACTCACCAAACTCAGCCAGTTCACTCCCAAGGTGGGCTACCCCGACGTGTGGCGTGAGTACAACTTCGAGGTGAAGGCAGATGACCTCGCCGCCAACGTTGACCGCGCAACCGTCGCTGAAACCAAACGCCACATCGACCGAATCAACCAGCCGATTGACCCGCACGAATGGCTCATGAACCCGCAGACGGTCAACGCGTACTACCACCCCGTGCTCAACGAAATCGTGTTCCCGGCCGCCATTCTGCAACCCCCGTTCTTCGACGCAGATGGCCTGCCCGCCTCGAACTTCGGGGCGATCGGTGCGGTCATCGGTCACGAAATCGGCCACGGTTTTGACGACCAAGGATCTCGTTACGACGGCACCGGAAACCTGGTGAACTGGTGGACTGACGAAGACCGCGAGCGCTTCACTGAGCGTGTGCAGGGCCTTATCGACCAGTACGACGTTTTGGTCCCTGAAGGCCTGGAGCCATCCGATACCGTCAACGGGTCTCTCACGGTAGGCGAAAACATTGGCGACCTGGGCGGTCTGGGAATCGCGTGGAAGGCGCTCAACATCGCTTCCGACGGCAACGTGTCCCAAGACGACGCTCGCGCGTTTTTCACCGCGTGGGCGGTTGCGTGGAAGTCTAAGTTCCGCGCGGAAGAACGCCGTCGCCGGCTCGCGGTTGACCCGCACTCCCCTGAAGAATTCAGGTGCAACCAGGTGCTGAAGAACATGGACGCGTTCCACGAAACCTTTGGCACCAAACCGGGTGACGGCATGTGGCTGGACCCAGCCGAACGCGTCTCCATCTGGTAG
- a CDS encoding methyltransferase domain-containing protein, protein MNDLGGNNAPTPDRLRETREHWDARYRESDSMWSGKVNHALEQALTRVGLNPAPRPNLRALDLGCGEGGDALWLASQGYAVTGVDIAPTAIERAQSHALRQGVTATFAASDAETWLANQHAAGTTFDLITVSFLHTNVVEEREELLRAARTLLHPGGVFLTVSHAHMPPWARKNFTEAEWEARTRALPTLESEPALLSGEVLLAEVWNRTVEDPSGQPTVLEDLVVAVRCP, encoded by the coding sequence GTGAACGACCTCGGCGGAAACAACGCGCCCACCCCAGACCGCCTGCGGGAAACCCGCGAACACTGGGATGCGCGCTACCGGGAGTCTGACTCAATGTGGTCGGGCAAGGTCAACCACGCGCTGGAACAGGCACTCACGCGGGTGGGTCTGAACCCTGCCCCGCGCCCCAACCTTCGGGCGCTCGACCTGGGGTGCGGCGAAGGTGGCGACGCGTTGTGGCTAGCCAGCCAAGGCTACGCAGTCACTGGTGTTGACATCGCTCCCACGGCCATCGAGCGTGCCCAGTCACACGCACTCAGGCAGGGTGTCACGGCGACTTTTGCCGCCTCGGACGCCGAAACCTGGCTTGCCAACCAGCACGCCGCCGGTACCACATTTGACCTGATCACTGTGTCATTCCTCCACACCAACGTGGTGGAAGAACGCGAAGAACTCCTCCGCGCCGCCCGCACCCTGTTACACCCTGGTGGCGTGTTCCTCACCGTGTCCCACGCGCACATGCCACCCTGGGCGCGAAAAAACTTCACGGAGGCGGAATGGGAGGCTCGCACCCGCGCGCTACCAACGCTTGAGTCTGAGCCTGCACTACTTTCGGGTGAGGTTTTGCTGGCCGAGGTGTGGAACCGGACCGTCGAAGACCCCAGTGGGCAGCCGACAGTGTTGGAGGACCTGGTTGTGGCCGTGCGGTGCCCCTAA